From one Nocardioides yefusunii genomic stretch:
- a CDS encoding DEAD/DEAH box helicase, producing MQKYMDEAPRDFLTVATPGAGKTTFALTVAGELLARRIIDRIVIVAPTDHLKTQWAEAASRMGIGIDPAYSAGQGKTSKDFQGIAVTYAGVAVNPLALRIRVERFKTLVILDEVHHAGDALSWGESVREAFDPATRRLCLTGTPFRSDINPIPFVRYEHGAEGAPQSVADYTYGYAEALADHVVRPVLFMAYSGEMSWRTSAGDEVAARLGEPMTKDMMQHALRTALDPQGSWMPAVLQAADTRLSEVRKNVPDAGGLVIATDQESARAYAKLLKQITGKLPTIVLSDEKAASKKIAQFSDGDDRWMVAVRMVSEGVDVPRLAVGVWATTTSTPLFFAQAVGRFVRARKRGETASVFLPSVTNLLTLANELEVQRDHVLKRKVRSEDDIFGAENDLLAAANREDKASGELERGAFEALGSTASFDRVLFDGGEFGHAGEVQVGSDEEMDFIGIPGLLEADQVRDLLRSRQSSRATQQKKQMAQKATEAKKATEDAAKLSTHEQLSVLRRELNGLVAAWYHRTGQPHGVTHAALRKQCGGPAAAVATAEQLHARINAIRDWALKKSS from the coding sequence ATGCAGAAGTACATGGACGAGGCTCCGCGTGACTTCCTGACGGTCGCGACCCCCGGTGCAGGAAAGACGACCTTCGCGCTCACCGTTGCCGGTGAACTGCTGGCCCGTCGCATCATCGACCGGATCGTCATCGTCGCGCCCACCGACCACCTCAAGACCCAGTGGGCCGAGGCCGCGTCGCGCATGGGCATCGGGATCGACCCGGCCTACTCCGCCGGACAGGGCAAGACGTCCAAGGACTTCCAGGGCATCGCCGTCACCTACGCCGGTGTCGCGGTGAACCCGCTGGCGCTGCGGATCCGGGTCGAGCGGTTCAAGACCCTCGTGATCCTCGACGAGGTCCACCACGCCGGTGACGCACTGAGCTGGGGCGAGTCGGTGCGTGAGGCCTTCGACCCCGCCACCCGACGCCTCTGCCTCACGGGCACGCCGTTCCGTTCCGACATCAACCCGATCCCGTTCGTGCGGTACGAGCACGGCGCCGAGGGTGCCCCGCAGTCGGTGGCCGACTACACCTACGGCTACGCCGAGGCGCTCGCCGACCACGTCGTGCGACCGGTGCTCTTCATGGCGTACTCGGGCGAGATGAGCTGGCGCACCTCTGCCGGCGACGAGGTCGCGGCCCGTCTGGGCGAGCCGATGACCAAGGACATGATGCAGCACGCGCTGCGCACCGCCCTTGACCCGCAGGGCTCCTGGATGCCGGCCGTCCTGCAGGCCGCGGACACCCGTCTGTCCGAGGTCCGCAAGAACGTCCCCGACGCCGGGGGCCTCGTGATCGCGACCGACCAGGAGTCGGCCCGTGCCTACGCGAAGCTGCTCAAGCAGATCACCGGCAAGCTGCCCACCATCGTCCTCTCCGACGAGAAGGCGGCGTCGAAGAAGATTGCCCAGTTCTCCGACGGCGACGACCGTTGGATGGTCGCGGTCCGCATGGTCTCCGAAGGCGTCGACGTCCCGCGTCTGGCCGTCGGCGTGTGGGCCACCACCACCTCCACCCCGCTCTTCTTCGCTCAGGCGGTGGGCCGCTTCGTGCGTGCCCGCAAGCGTGGCGAGACCGCGTCGGTCTTCCTGCCCTCGGTCACCAACCTGCTCACCCTGGCCAACGAGCTCGAGGTCCAGCGCGACCACGTCCTCAAGCGCAAGGTCCGCAGCGAGGACGACATCTTCGGTGCCGAGAACGACCTCCTCGCTGCCGCCAACCGTGAGGACAAGGCGTCGGGCGAGTTGGAGCGCGGTGCCTTCGAGGCGCTGGGTTCCACGGCGTCCTTCGACCGTGTCCTCTTCGACGGCGGCGAGTTCGGCCACGCCGGCGAGGTCCAGGTCGGTTCTGACGAAGAGATGGACTTCATCGGCATCCCCGGACTCCTCGAGGCCGACCAGGTGCGCGACCTGCTGCGCTCGCGTCAGTCGAGCCGCGCCACCCAGCAGAAGAAGCAGATGGCGCAGAAGGCCACCGAGGCCAAGAAGGCCACCGAGGACGCCGCCAAGTTGAGCACCCACGAGCAGCTCTCGGTGCTGCGTCGCGAGCTCAACGGACTCGTCGCTGCGTGGTACCACCGCACCGGACAGCCGCACGGCGTCACCCACGCCGCCTTGCGCAAGCAGTGCGGCGGCCCGGCAGCAGCCGTCGCGACCGCCGAGCAACTCCACGCCCGGATCAACGCCATCCGCGACTGGGCGCTCAAGAAGTCCTCCTGA
- a CDS encoding amino acid ABC transporter ATP-binding protein: MSTPQPTPTDGVPAIRIRGLHKSYGSNEVLKGIDFHVDPGQVVCVIGPSGSGKSTLLRCVNRLEEPDSGEVLVEGIDICDPETDLDAVRARIGMVFQGFNLFGHMTVLKNLVVAQRQVLKRSKAEAEEIARANLAKVGLAEKADAMPSQLSGGQQQRVAIARALSMNPDMMLFDEPTSALDPELVGDVLQVMRDLADEGMTMMVVTHEMGFAREVGDKLVFMDGGVIVEEGDPVEVLSNPQHERTQLFLSKVL; encoded by the coding sequence ATGAGCACCCCTCAGCCCACCCCCACCGACGGCGTCCCCGCGATCCGGATCCGGGGCCTGCACAAGTCCTACGGGTCCAACGAGGTCCTCAAGGGCATCGACTTCCACGTCGACCCCGGCCAGGTCGTCTGCGTGATCGGGCCGTCCGGCTCGGGCAAGTCGACCCTGCTGCGCTGCGTCAACCGCCTCGAGGAGCCCGACTCCGGCGAGGTGCTGGTCGAGGGCATCGACATCTGCGACCCCGAGACCGACCTGGACGCCGTGCGCGCCCGGATCGGCATGGTCTTCCAGGGCTTCAACCTCTTCGGCCACATGACGGTGCTGAAGAACCTCGTCGTCGCCCAGCGTCAGGTGCTCAAGCGTTCCAAGGCCGAGGCCGAGGAGATCGCGCGCGCCAACCTGGCCAAGGTCGGCCTGGCGGAGAAGGCCGACGCCATGCCGTCGCAGCTCTCCGGTGGCCAGCAGCAGCGCGTGGCGATCGCCCGCGCCCTGTCGATGAACCCCGACATGATGCTCTTCGACGAGCCGACCTCGGCTCTCGACCCCGAGCTGGTCGGTGACGTCCTGCAGGTGATGCGTGACCTCGCCGACGAGGGCATGACGATGATGGTCGTGACCCACGAGATGGGCTTCGCCCGTGAGGTCGGCGACAAGCTGGTCTTCATGGACGGCGGGGTCATCGTCGAGGAGGGCGACCCGGTCGAGGTGCTCTCCAACCCCCAGCACGAGCGCACCCAGTTGTTCCTCTCGAAGGTCCTCTGA
- a CDS encoding LysE/ArgO family amino acid transporter: protein MFNVLLTGVLTGLALIVAIGAQNAFLLRQGIKGEQVLPIVLVCLASDIVAITAGVVGLGHVVDRWPGVLPVAQVLGGVYLLAFGVHAALRAWRPQGMEAGEGTGMTTRTAVLTTLALTWLNPHFYLDATLMLGTVANSFEADRWWFVAGTFIASTVWFFGLGFGARLLRPLFARPTSWRVLDGTVAAFMGVLGYTLLTH, encoded by the coding sequence GTGTTCAACGTCCTTCTCACCGGTGTCCTGACCGGCCTCGCCCTGATCGTCGCCATCGGCGCCCAGAACGCCTTCCTGCTCCGCCAGGGCATCAAGGGCGAACAGGTGCTCCCGATCGTGCTGGTCTGCCTGGCCAGCGACATCGTCGCGATCACCGCCGGCGTCGTCGGTCTGGGCCACGTCGTCGACCGCTGGCCCGGCGTCCTCCCGGTCGCCCAGGTGCTCGGCGGCGTCTACCTGCTGGCCTTCGGCGTGCACGCCGCGCTACGGGCCTGGCGCCCCCAGGGCATGGAAGCCGGAGAAGGCACTGGCATGACGACGCGCACCGCCGTCCTCACCACGCTCGCCCTGACGTGGCTCAACCCGCACTTCTACCTCGACGCCACCCTGATGCTCGGGACCGTGGCCAACTCCTTCGAAGCCGACCGGTGGTGGTTCGTCGCCGGCACGTTCATCGCCAGCACCGTGTGGTTCTTCGGGCTCGGCTTCGGAGCCCGTCTGCTGCGCCCGCTCTTCGCCCGGCCCACCTCGTGGCGGGTGCTCGACGGCACGGTCGCCGCGTTCATGGGCGTGCTGGGCTACACCCTGCTGACGCACTGA
- a CDS encoding LysR family transcriptional regulator ArgP, with the protein MTTLSQIDPVALRTLAVAVQLGTFEAAAKELRVTPSAISQRIKALEKRVGRVLVHRVKPLEATEAGHVLVRLALQTEALEREAVAELVAEEDAEDGPWPAVPIAVNADAMYSWFTDALVEASARRRVTFEIFRDDQTRTTERLRRGEVMAAVTSDPHPVPGCAVHRLGTMRYRALARPDWMERWMPEGPTAAAFERAPMIAFDRDDTLQHAFMRKVTRRHLTPPTTFLPSVHTFDAAVRRGMGWGMVVESHAREEVASGELVELVPGRHMDVPLYWQRWKLASPVMADLTAAVVDAAEEWLAV; encoded by the coding sequence GTGACCACGCTCTCGCAGATCGACCCCGTCGCGCTCCGCACTCTTGCGGTGGCCGTCCAGCTCGGCACCTTCGAGGCGGCGGCCAAGGAACTGCGCGTCACCCCGTCCGCGATCAGTCAGCGGATCAAGGCCTTGGAGAAGCGCGTCGGGCGGGTGCTCGTGCACCGGGTCAAGCCGTTGGAGGCCACCGAGGCCGGGCACGTCCTGGTCCGTCTGGCGCTGCAGACCGAGGCGCTGGAACGCGAGGCGGTCGCTGAACTGGTGGCCGAGGAGGACGCCGAGGACGGTCCGTGGCCCGCAGTCCCGATCGCGGTCAACGCCGACGCGATGTACTCCTGGTTCACCGACGCACTGGTCGAGGCCAGTGCCCGCCGTCGGGTGACCTTCGAGATCTTCCGCGACGACCAGACCCGGACCACCGAGCGTCTGCGTCGGGGTGAGGTGATGGCGGCCGTCACCTCCGACCCGCACCCCGTGCCGGGGTGTGCGGTGCACCGTCTGGGAACGATGCGGTACCGGGCCCTGGCCCGTCCTGACTGGATGGAACGCTGGATGCCCGAGGGGCCCACTGCGGCGGCCTTCGAACGCGCCCCGATGATCGCGTTCGACCGCGACGACACCCTGCAGCACGCCTTCATGCGCAAGGTGACCCGACGACATCTCACCCCGCCGACGACGTTCCTGCCGTCGGTGCACACCTTCGACGCAGCGGTGCGGCGGGGGATGGGCTGGGGGATGGTCGTGGAGTCCCACGCGCGGGAGGAAGTGGCGTCAGGAGAGCTGGTCGAGCTCGTGCCCGGACGCCACATGGACGTCCCGCTCTACTGGCAGCGCTGGAAGCTGGCCTCCCCGGTGATGGCCGACCTGACCGCTGCCGTCGTCGACGCTGCCGAGGAGTGGCTCGCCGTCTGA
- a CDS encoding YqgE/AlgH family protein: MDVHPRHRPGPRVAPGMLLVASPAMTDENFVDTVVLILDVDDDGALGVVLNRPSPLLVATVMGEWAHLVAEPEVLFRGGPVGPDGAVALAMLRNGEHALAGGEEGFTSVLGPVGLLDLDTPLEDVGDSVVALRLFAGYAGWGPGQLQSEIDAGDWDLVPGEPQDVFGPESEHLWREVLRRQPGELAWRSTRPADPALN, translated from the coding sequence ATGGACGTCCACCCCCGCCACCGACCCGGGCCCCGTGTGGCCCCCGGGATGCTGCTGGTGGCCAGCCCGGCGATGACGGACGAGAACTTCGTCGACACCGTGGTGCTGATCCTGGACGTCGACGACGACGGCGCGCTCGGCGTCGTCCTGAACCGGCCCTCGCCGCTGCTCGTCGCGACCGTCATGGGGGAGTGGGCGCACCTGGTCGCCGAACCCGAGGTGCTGTTCCGTGGCGGGCCGGTCGGCCCGGACGGAGCCGTGGCGCTGGCGATGCTCCGCAACGGTGAGCACGCCCTTGCCGGTGGGGAGGAAGGGTTCACCTCGGTCCTGGGGCCGGTCGGTCTGCTCGACCTCGACACCCCGTTGGAGGACGTCGGGGACAGCGTCGTCGCGCTGCGTCTCTTCGCCGGTTACGCCGGCTGGGGACCCGGACAACTGCAGTCCGAGATCGACGCCGGGGACTGGGACCTCGTGCCCGGAGAACCCCAGGACGTCTTCGGTCCGGAAAGTGAACACCTCTGGCGCGAGGTGTTGCGCAGGCAGCCCGGAGAACTCGCGTGGCGATCGACACGACCGGCCGATCCTGCCCTCAACTGA
- a CDS encoding IclR family transcriptional regulator yields the protein MAVETSQTLDRGIRVLEALSRTTDGLTVTDLAHQLGMNRTVVHRLVATLELHALVRRTGGRLRIGAGMLQLSGSVLPILRDAAVPVLRELADTLGCTAHLTVADGEEAVALAVVEPTWTDFHVAYRVGSRHPIGHGASGRAIRLLREGDTEHAFVVTTGERHSGAHGLAAPVRDVPGLHAAIGVVTLGAPFDDAVVAPRVVRAAADVAAALA from the coding sequence ATGGCTGTCGAGACCTCCCAGACGTTGGACCGCGGGATCCGCGTGCTCGAGGCGCTCAGCCGTACCACCGACGGCCTGACCGTCACCGACCTCGCCCACCAGCTCGGAATGAACCGGACCGTCGTCCACCGGCTCGTTGCCACCCTCGAACTGCACGCCCTGGTGCGCCGGACCGGAGGACGTCTGCGGATCGGTGCGGGGATGCTGCAGCTCTCGGGATCGGTGCTGCCGATCCTGCGCGACGCCGCGGTCCCGGTGCTGCGCGAACTGGCCGACACCTTGGGCTGCACAGCCCACCTGACCGTTGCGGACGGGGAGGAGGCGGTGGCTCTGGCCGTCGTCGAACCCACCTGGACCGACTTCCACGTCGCCTACCGCGTCGGCTCGCGCCATCCCATCGGGCACGGCGCCTCGGGCCGTGCGATCCGGTTGCTGCGTGAGGGCGACACCGAGCACGCCTTCGTCGTCACCACCGGAGAGCGGCACTCGGGCGCCCACGGACTGGCCGCACCGGTGCGGGACGTGCCCGGGCTCCACGCCGCGATCGGGGTGGTGACGTTGGGGGCACCGTTCGACGACGCCGTCGTCGCCCCGCGGGTGGTCAGGGCAGCAGCCGACGTGGCTGCTGCCCTGGCGTGA
- a CDS encoding amino acid ABC transporter permease — protein sequence MKQSTKRRLVHLPLYAVLVALAALVYFSADWAEVGKNFFSPAGFGRPWEGDWGTWPDLVSTGLVNTIKYTAIAFAGGLALAVVMALMRLSSLRPYRWLATCFVEFFRSLPVIVVILTLAFGVPIAFQWSWPGGTVQAGLVALILVGGSYMAETLRAGIQAVPKGQAEAARSLGMSQGRTMITVVLPQAFRIVIPPLTNEFVLLLKDTSLLYVAGMMIDQRELATIANAMMVNGPTAGTSTGLMQAAILYLVITIPLTQLVAWLERRQQRTR from the coding sequence GTGAAGCAGTCGACGAAGCGGCGTCTGGTCCACCTCCCGCTGTACGCGGTGCTGGTGGCCCTGGCGGCACTGGTCTACTTCAGCGCCGACTGGGCCGAGGTCGGGAAGAACTTCTTCTCCCCGGCCGGCTTCGGTCGCCCCTGGGAAGGCGACTGGGGCACCTGGCCCGACCTGGTCAGCACCGGCCTGGTCAACACGATCAAGTACACCGCGATCGCTTTCGCCGGAGGCCTCGCGCTGGCCGTGGTGATGGCGCTCATGCGCCTGTCCTCGCTGCGCCCCTACCGCTGGCTGGCCACCTGCTTCGTGGAGTTCTTCCGCAGCCTGCCGGTGATCGTCGTCATCCTGACCCTCGCCTTCGGTGTGCCGATCGCGTTCCAGTGGTCGTGGCCCGGCGGCACCGTGCAGGCAGGTCTCGTCGCCCTGATCCTGGTGGGCGGCTCCTACATGGCCGAGACCCTGCGTGCCGGCATCCAGGCCGTCCCGAAGGGTCAGGCCGAGGCCGCCCGTTCGCTCGGCATGTCGCAAGGACGGACGATGATCACCGTCGTCCTGCCGCAGGCGTTCCGCATCGTGATCCCGCCGTTGACCAACGAGTTCGTGCTCCTGCTCAAGGACACCTCGCTGCTCTACGTCGCCGGCATGATGATCGACCAGCGCGAGCTGGCCACGATCGCCAACGCGATGATGGTCAACGGCCCCACCGCCGGCACGTCCACCGGCCTGATGCAGGCCGCGATCCTGTACCTGGTCATCACCATCCCGCTCACGCAGCTGGTGGCATGGCTCGAACGACGTCAGCAGAGGACCCGATGA
- a CDS encoding DUF3039 domain-containing protein encodes MTQIGFSPGSTTVEERLTLPTEDGDHERFSHYVPKEKLTEAMIMGTPVIALCGKVWVPSRSPEKYPVCPECKEIMEGQFGPGDDNNGGGSDA; translated from the coding sequence ATGACCCAGATCGGATTCTCTCCCGGAAGCACCACCGTCGAGGAGCGCCTCACCCTCCCCACCGAGGACGGCGACCACGAGCGGTTCTCCCACTACGTCCCGAAGGAGAAGCTCACCGAGGCGATGATCATGGGTACTCCCGTGATCGCGCTGTGCGGCAAGGTCTGGGTCCCGTCCCGTTCTCCCGAGAAGTACCCGGTCTGCCCGGAGTGCAAGGAGATCATGGAGGGCCAGTTCGGTCCCGGTGACGACAACAACGGCGGGGGCTCCGACGCGTGA
- a CDS encoding ABC transporter substrate-binding protein, with amino-acid sequence MKRILSPLAVAALALSLAACGSDDDSTSASGVKTVQDGKLTICTDAPFAPFEYEDASTPTGFTGFDIDIATAIADDLELELAVAPTGFDAVQSGTALNAGQCDMGASAITINEDRKATIDFSDPYLDSEQSLLVPADSDVKTLADLKGKKIGTMGTSTGEKYATANAKDADIVSFPDDGKMFQALKAKQVDALLQDIEVNALHQTDGTFTIVETYPTGESYGLAVKKGNTELLEAVNESLQGLRDSKKYDEIHAEYFGS; translated from the coding sequence ATGAAGCGCATCCTGAGCCCCCTCGCCGTCGCCGCCCTCGCCCTCTCGCTCGCCGCTTGCGGCTCCGATGACGACTCCACGAGCGCTTCGGGCGTCAAGACCGTCCAGGACGGCAAGCTCACGATCTGCACCGACGCGCCGTTCGCGCCGTTCGAGTACGAGGACGCCTCGACCCCCACCGGCTTCACCGGCTTCGACATCGACATCGCCACTGCGATCGCTGACGACCTCGAGCTCGAGCTCGCCGTCGCCCCGACCGGCTTCGACGCCGTCCAGTCCGGCACCGCCCTGAACGCCGGCCAGTGCGACATGGGCGCGAGCGCGATCACGATCAACGAGGACCGCAAGGCCACGATCGACTTCTCCGACCCCTACCTCGACTCCGAGCAGTCGCTGCTCGTCCCGGCCGACTCCGACGTCAAGACCCTCGCCGACCTCAAGGGCAAGAAGATCGGCACGATGGGCACCTCCACCGGCGAGAAGTACGCGACCGCGAACGCCAAGGACGCCGACATCGTCTCCTTCCCCGACGACGGCAAGATGTTCCAGGCGCTCAAGGCCAAGCAGGTCGACGCGCTCCTGCAGGACATCGAGGTCAACGCTCTGCACCAGACCGACGGCACGTTCACGATCGTCGAGACGTACCCGACGGGCGAGAGCTACGGCCTGGCCGTCAAGAAGGGCAACACCGAGCTCCTCGAGGCCGTCAACGAGTCCCTGCAGGGCCTGCGCGACTCGAAGAAGTACGACGAGATCCACGCCGAGTACTTCGGTTCCTGA
- a CDS encoding penicillin-binding protein, with amino-acid sequence MDSSDDPIAQTADPAPTAGPARPGARRRSRETEAPVRRGPLHRTWRIVCAITLTFAAILAPLAAAGVLATWVARDYWESLPTELPDTPVPTRSKILAADGSLIAQFYSENRINITAEQVPDVLRDAVVSIEDERFDEHSGVDLKAIMRAAVSNARGGGSTQGGSTLTMQYVKNVLATAAEDDETRAYVTSRTSYVRKLREARLAIEAEKKMTKDEVLLGYLNIAYFGDGAYGVGAAARHYFNRKVVDLTPAQAALLAGIVQNPSRFNPAQNPEDARARRNVVLTKMHSLGKLDDAEFAKARDSKIKLKLRNAKNGCTSSKYPFYCQWVRETLAKDPAFGETQAVRNERLYRGGLTIKTALDPAKQAAAQEAVDSVLGRDNRVASVAAVVEPGTGRVVAMAQNRSFGTSAEGKFDKTEIVLGTTQGMQPGSTFKPITLAAALEKGLDPTEKINAPASYRPANQNLPASGSFTNSTGGGTGDLDAYQAIARSSNTWFVKVQERYGVLTVADMAQRLGLTSLPRSGKRAITERDASLTLGAYEVSPVEMAGAYATFAASGIHCTPIAITKVTGPGGSKVAVPSANCHQAIESSVASKVAEIMTGTIDGKDSARTGAEQSFGRPAAGKTGTTTENAAVWFAGYTPQYATTVWVGDPRGASKYPLKNFYANGRFIARAYGGSVAGPIWRKVMVGVHEGVAVRGFDEPTASELGVAAVPQVRGLDAGAAYRALTRAGFRVEFEDSTTDSFQLPRSGAAKASSLPSGAVVDSTPAPGSAAGVGAVVKVKMNTGSDLDFDLPLE; translated from the coding sequence ATGGATTCGAGCGACGACCCGATCGCGCAGACCGCTGACCCGGCCCCCACCGCCGGTCCCGCACGCCCCGGCGCACGCCGCCGGTCGCGGGAGACCGAGGCACCGGTGCGTCGAGGGCCGCTGCACCGCACCTGGCGGATCGTGTGTGCGATCACCCTGACCTTCGCTGCGATCCTGGCGCCGCTGGCGGCCGCCGGCGTCCTGGCGACCTGGGTGGCCCGGGACTACTGGGAGTCGCTGCCGACCGAACTGCCTGACACCCCGGTCCCGACCCGGTCGAAGATCCTGGCCGCGGACGGCAGCCTGATCGCGCAGTTCTACTCCGAGAACCGGATCAACATCACCGCCGAGCAGGTCCCCGACGTGCTGCGTGACGCCGTGGTCTCGATCGAGGACGAGCGGTTCGACGAACACTCCGGCGTCGACCTCAAGGCGATCATGCGCGCCGCGGTGAGCAACGCCCGCGGCGGCGGCAGCACCCAGGGCGGTTCCACCCTGACGATGCAGTACGTCAAGAACGTCCTGGCCACGGCGGCCGAGGACGACGAGACCCGCGCCTACGTCACCTCGCGCACCTCCTACGTCCGCAAGTTGCGCGAGGCACGTCTGGCGATCGAGGCCGAGAAGAAGATGACGAAGGACGAGGTGCTGCTCGGCTACCTCAACATCGCCTACTTCGGCGACGGCGCGTACGGCGTCGGCGCTGCGGCCCGTCACTACTTCAACCGCAAGGTCGTCGACCTGACGCCGGCCCAGGCCGCACTGCTGGCCGGGATCGTGCAGAACCCGTCGCGGTTCAACCCGGCCCAGAACCCCGAGGACGCCCGGGCCCGACGCAACGTCGTGCTCACCAAGATGCACTCCTTGGGCAAACTCGACGACGCCGAGTTCGCCAAGGCCCGCGACTCCAAGATCAAGTTGAAGCTCCGCAACGCCAAGAACGGCTGCACGTCGTCGAAGTACCCCTTCTACTGCCAGTGGGTGCGCGAGACGTTGGCCAAGGACCCGGCTTTCGGCGAGACCCAGGCGGTCCGCAACGAGCGTCTCTACCGGGGCGGCCTGACCATCAAGACCGCCCTGGACCCGGCCAAGCAGGCCGCTGCCCAGGAGGCCGTCGACTCCGTGCTGGGACGCGACAACCGCGTCGCCTCGGTCGCCGCGGTGGTGGAGCCCGGTACTGGCCGCGTCGTGGCGATGGCCCAGAACCGCTCCTTCGGCACCTCTGCGGAGGGCAAGTTCGACAAGACCGAGATCGTGCTCGGCACCACCCAGGGCATGCAGCCCGGATCGACGTTCAAGCCGATCACCTTGGCGGCGGCGCTGGAGAAGGGCCTCGACCCCACGGAGAAGATCAACGCTCCGGCTTCCTACCGTCCGGCCAACCAGAACCTCCCAGCCAGCGGAAGCTTCACCAACTCAACCGGTGGCGGCACCGGCGACCTCGACGCCTACCAGGCGATCGCACGCTCCTCGAACACCTGGTTCGTCAAGGTGCAGGAGCGCTACGGTGTGCTCACGGTCGCCGACATGGCCCAGCGTCTGGGCCTGACGTCCCTGCCCCGCAGCGGCAAGCGAGCGATCACCGAACGCGACGCGTCCCTGACCCTGGGCGCCTACGAGGTCTCGCCGGTGGAGATGGCCGGCGCGTACGCCACCTTCGCGGCCAGCGGCATCCACTGCACACCGATCGCGATCACCAAGGTGACCGGGCCCGGCGGTTCCAAGGTGGCGGTGCCCTCGGCCAACTGCCACCAGGCGATCGAGTCGTCGGTGGCCTCGAAGGTCGCCGAGATCATGACCGGCACCATCGACGGCAAGGACTCCGCCCGTACCGGTGCTGAGCAGAGCTTCGGCCGTCCGGCCGCCGGCAAGACCGGTACCACCACCGAGAACGCCGCGGTCTGGTTCGCCGGCTACACCCCGCAGTACGCGACCACCGTGTGGGTCGGTGACCCGCGCGGTGCCAGCAAGTACCCGTTGAAGAACTTCTACGCCAACGGTCGCTTCATCGCCCGCGCCTACGGCGGTTCGGTGGCCGGACCGATCTGGCGCAAGGTGATGGTGGGCGTCCACGAGGGCGTCGCGGTCCGTGGCTTCGACGAGCCGACCGCCAGCGAACTCGGAGTCGCGGCCGTGCCCCAGGTGCGTGGCCTCGACGCGGGGGCCGCCTACCGGGCGTTGACCCGGGCCGGTTTCCGGGTCGAGTTCGAGGACTCGACCACGGACTCCTTCCAGTTGCCCCGCTCGGGTGCGGCCAAGGCGAGCTCACTGCCGTCGGGGGCGGTCGTGGATTCCACCCCTGCTCCCGGCTCCGCTGCTGGAGTGGGTGCCGTGGTGAAGGTGAAGATGAACACCGGCAGCGACCTGGACTTCGATCTCCCCCTCGAGTGA
- a CDS encoding isochorismatase family protein, which translates to MTRALIVVDVQNDFCEGGSLAVTGGAAVAEGVAALVADVRADTTTSPDYAYVVATKDHHVDPGEHWAEHPDFSTSWPKHCEVGTTGEEFHPALANTVFDAVFLKGRHEAAYSGFQGSDDAGTSLAQWLNARGVSEVDVCGIATDHCVRATALDAVAEGFRTRVLLDLCAGVAEESTRTTLEEFEAAGVRADRADRALD; encoded by the coding sequence ATGACTCGCGCACTGATCGTGGTGGACGTCCAGAACGACTTCTGTGAGGGCGGCTCACTGGCCGTCACCGGCGGGGCCGCGGTGGCCGAGGGCGTCGCCGCTCTCGTCGCCGACGTGCGTGCCGACACGACGACGTCGCCGGACTACGCCTACGTCGTCGCCACCAAGGACCACCACGTCGACCCGGGCGAGCACTGGGCCGAGCACCCCGACTTCTCCACCTCCTGGCCCAAGCACTGCGAGGTCGGCACCACCGGCGAGGAGTTCCACCCGGCGCTGGCGAACACGGTGTTCGACGCCGTCTTCCTCAAGGGCCGCCACGAGGCGGCGTACTCCGGTTTCCAGGGCTCCGACGACGCGGGCACGTCCCTGGCCCAGTGGCTGAATGCCCGCGGGGTCTCCGAGGTCGACGTCTGCGGGATCGCCACCGACCACTGCGTGCGGGCCACCGCGTTGGACGCGGTCGCGGAAGGGTTCAGGACCCGCGTCCTGCTGGACCTGTGCGCGGGCGTCGCAGAGGAGAGCACCCGGACGACGCTGGAGGAGTTCGAGGCGGCCGGAGTGCGTGCCGATCGTGCGGACCGCGCGCTCGACTGA